The following proteins are encoded in a genomic region of Gopherus flavomarginatus isolate rGopFla2 chromosome 14, rGopFla2.mat.asm, whole genome shotgun sequence:
- the RRAD gene encoding GTP-binding protein RAD encodes MTLNRGDKLRYLEKRRCSTPFAAHQHLHRRSMPVDDRELQASVPPGALLGEFSPLVRCTSYNPDRESWASDSSDSVISSGSDSDSNLYKVILLGEHGVGKTSLARIFGGVEDCSDAEEAGNTYNRSIIVDGEEASLIVFDIWEQDDSQWLQNHCMKMGDAYIIVYSVTDKVSFEKASELRIQLRRARQTEDIPIILVGNKSDLVRSREVSVDEGRACAVVFDCKFIETSAALHHNVKDLFEGIVRQIRLRKDSKEDNARRMANTKRRESISKKAKRFLGRIVAKNNKKMAFKAKSKSCHDLSVL; translated from the exons ATGACTCTGAACCGCGGGGACAAGCTGCGCTACCTGGAGAAGCGGCGCTGCAGCACGCCCTTCGCCGCCCACCAGCACCTGCACCGGCGGAGCATGCCCGTGGATGACCGGGAGCTGCAGGCGTCCGTCCCGCCGGGCGCCCTGCTGGGCGAGTTCTCCCCGCTGGTCCGCTGCACCTCCTACAACCCTGACCGGGAGAGCTGGGCGTCCGACTCCTCCGACTCGGTCATCTCCTCGGGCAGCGACTCCGACAGCAACCTCTACAAGGTGATCCTGCTGGGCGAGCACGGCGTGGGCAAGACCAGCCTGGCCAGGATCTTCGGAGGGGTGGAGGACTGCTCCGATGCGGAGGAGGCAG GGAATACGTATAACAGATCGATTATAGTCGATGGAGAAGAAGCTTCTCTCATAGTGTTTGACATATGGGAGCAG GATGACAGTCAGTGGCTTCAGAATCATTGTATGAAAATGGGGGATGCCTATATTATTGTGTACTCAGTGACAGACAAAGTTAGTTTTGAAAAGGCCTCAGAACTGAGAATTCAGCTAAGAAGAGCAAGACAAACAGAAGATATTCCCATCATTCTCGTAGGGAATAAAAGTGACCTTGTCCGATCCAGAGAAGTCTCAGTAGATG AGGGACGGGCCTGCGCTGTGGTGTTCGACTGCAAATTCATTGAGACATCAGCTGCTCTTCATCATAATGTGAAGGACCTGTTTGAAGGTATCGTTCGACAAATCAGACTTCGCAAAGACAGTAAGGAAGACAATGCCAGGAGAATGGCCAACacaaaaagaagagaaagcataAGCAAAAAGGCAAAGCGATTCCTTGGGAGAATTGTGGCAAAGAACAATAAGAAGATGGCTTTCAAGGCAAAGTCAAAGTCTTGCCATGATTTATCTGTGCTTTAG